One part of the Arabidopsis thaliana chromosome 1 sequence genome encodes these proteins:
- a CDS encoding beta-1,4-N-acetylglucosaminyltransferase family protein (beta-1,4-N-acetylglucosaminyltransferase family protein; FUNCTIONS IN: transferase activity, transferring glycosyl groups, acetylglucosaminyltransferase activity; INVOLVED IN: protein amino acid N-linked glycosylation; LOCATED IN: membrane; EXPRESSED IN: 22 plant structures; EXPRESSED DURING: 13 growth stages; CONTAINS InterPro DOMAIN/s: Glycosyl transferase, family 17 (InterPro:IPR006813); BEST Arabidopsis thaliana protein match is: beta-1,4-N-acetylglucosaminyltransferase family protein (TAIR:AT1G12990.1); Has 985 Blast hits to 984 proteins in 94 species: Archae - 0; Bacteria - 41; Metazoa - 63; Fungi - 34; Plants - 129; Viruses - 4; Other Eukaryotes - 714 (source: NCBI BLink).), with translation MWWMMGENGGHYCSKKSDDLCGTQESDRGFGISRLCCILRGVDLKSVLFLLVIMPMCVLGVYINALKISYFLRPLWESPPKPFHEIPHYHHENASMESLCKLHGWRTREYPRRVYDAVLFSTEVELLTIRWKELYPYVTQFVLLESNSTFTGLPKPLVFAGHRDEFKFIEPRLTYGSIGGRFKKGEKNPFYEEAYQRIALDQLLRIAGITDDDLLIMSDVDEIPSRHTINLLRWCDDIPQILHLRLKNYLYSFEFPVDDKSWRASVHRYQTGKTRYAHYRQSDVILADSGWHCSFCFRRISEFVFKMKAYSHYDRVRFAHYLNPKRVQRVICSGSDLFDMIPEEYTFKDIIGKMGPIPHSYSAVHLPAYLLENAERYKFLLPGNCLRDEE, from the coding sequence TCTTGCGTGGTGTGGATTTAAAATCGGTTCTGTTTCTGTTAGTAATCATGCCAATGTGTGTTCTTGGTGTATACATTAACGCTCTCAAGATTTCATATTTCTTGAGACCTTTATGGGAATCACCACCAAAACCATTCCATGAGATACCGCATTATCACCACGAGAACGCTTCTATGGAATCTCTCTGTAAACTCCACGGTTGGAGAACCCGTGAGTACCCTCGTCGTGTCTACGACGCTGTTTTGTTCAGTACTGAAGTTGAACTCCTCACGATACGGTGGAAAGAACTGTACCCATATGTTACTCAGTTTGTTCTACTTGAATCTAACTCGACTTTCACCGGATTACCAAAACCGCTTGTTTTCGCGGGGCATAGGGATGAGTTTAAGTTTATCGAGCCACGGTTGACTTACGGGTCGATAGGAGGAAGGTTTAAGAAAGGTGAGAAGAATCCTTTTTACGAAGAGGCTTATCAAAGAATCGCATTGGATCAGCTATTGAGAATAGCTGGTATCACTGATGATGACTTGTTGATTATGTCTGATGTTGATGAGATTCCGAGTAGACATACGATAAATCTTCTCCGTTGGTGCGATGACATACCACAAATTCTTCATCTTAGACTGAAGAATTACTTGTACTCTTTTGAGTTCCCTGTTGATGATAAGAGCTGGAGAGCATCGGTGCATAGATACCAGACGGGTAAAACAAGGTATGCGCATTATCGACAGTCTGATGTTATCTTGGCGGATTCAGGGTGGCATTGCAGTTTCTGTTTTAGACGTATAAGCGAGTTTGTGTTTAAGATGAAAGCTTATAGTCATTATGATCGAGTGAGATTCGCGCATTACTTGAACCCGAAAAGGGTTCAAAGAGTTATATGCAGCGGATCGGATTTGTTCGATATGATTCCCGAGGAATACACGTTTAAAGACATCATTGGTAAAATGGGACCGATCCCGCATTCTTACTCCGCGGTTCATCTTCCGGCGTACCTTTTAGAGAACGCGGAGAGGtacaagtttcttcttccggGGAACTGTTTGAGAGATGAGGAATGA